The proteins below are encoded in one region of Pleuronectes platessa chromosome 12, fPlePla1.1, whole genome shotgun sequence:
- the slc17a5 gene encoding sialin, protein MCEVPVDLRDSNPQCNMSRFSSDVEDEPDTPLLHRGHEDKVHRAPVCCSSRYGLALLSSYGFFVVYSLRVNLSVAMVDMLNITHQADANHSGTVCPAHANPARPQHNHTASVYDWDSETQGWILGSFFYGYILTQIPGGYLAGRYGPKWLMGFGILGTVAFTLLTPVAADLGASYLIAVRVLEGIGEGVTFPAMYTMWAAWAPPLERSRLLTISYIGAQLGTVISLPLSGEICFYLDWTYVFYVFGANGLLWFILWAFLVFDSPNTHPRISERERLYITNSLKNELSTSAGYIPWRAIVTSRPLWAIVVAHFSYNWTFYTLLTLLPTYMNDILGFSIQQNGFLSALPYLGCAVFAVLSGQIADYLRETCRTPTVTVRKVFSLIGMIGPAVFLVAAGYTGCDYVLAITFLTISSALGGVSASGFNINHLDIAPSYAGILLGITNTFATIPGMVGPVIARALTTNNTIEEWQTVFYIAASINLVGALFYAAFGRGTVQPWAVHTSLSHHGD, encoded by the exons ATGTGTGAGGTCCCTGTAGATCTCAGGGATTCGAACCCTCAGTGCAACATGTCTCGGTTCAGCTCGGACGTGGAGGACGAGCCGGACACACCGCTGCTCCACCGGGGACACGAGGACAAAGTGCACAGAG CTCCCGTGTGCTGCTCCTCCCGCTATGGCCTGGCCCTGCTCTCCTCTTACGGCTTCTTCGTGGTCTATTCTCTGAGGGTGAACCTCAGCGTGGCCATGGTGGACATGCTGAACATCACCCACCAGGCCGACGCCAACCACAGCGGCACAGTGTGTCCGGCTCATGCAAACCCTGCACGGCCCCAACACAACCACACG gccAGTGTGTACGACTGGGACTCGGAGACGCAGGGCTGGATCCTGGGCTCCTTCTTCTACGGCTACATCCTGACTCAGATCCCCGGCGGCTATCTGGCCGGCCGCTACGGACCCAAGTGGCTGATGGGCTTCGGGATCCTGGGAACTGTGGCTTTCACACTGCTCACCCCCGTGGCTGCCGACTTGGGTGCAAGCTACCTCATTGCTGTCAGGGTGCTGGAGGGGATCGGAGAG GGAGTCACGTTTCCAGCGATGTACACCATGTGGGCGGCCTGGGCCCCCCCGCTGGAGAGGAGCCGGCTGCTCACCATCTCCTACATCG GAGCCCAGCTGGGGACGGTGatatctcttcctctgtctggtGAAATCTGCTTCTACCTCGACTGGACCTACGTCTTCTACGTGTTTG GTGCTAATGGTCTGCTGTGGTTCATCTTGTGGGCGTTTCTGGTCTTCGACAGTCCCAACACTCACCCACGGATCTCAGAGCGGGAGAGACTCTACATCACCAACTCACTCAAGAACGAG CTGTCCACATCTGCAGGCTACATCCCCTGGAGAGCCATCGTGACCTCCAGGCCGCTGTGGGCCATCGTCGTGGCTCACTTCTCCTACAACTGGACCTTCTacaccctcctcaccctgctGCCCACCTACATGAACGACATCCTGGGATTCAGCATTCAGCAG AATGGTTTCCTCTCCGCTCTGCCCTACCTGGGCTGTGCTGTGTTCGCGGTGCTGAGCGGGCAGATTGCAGACTACCTGAGGGAAACCTGCCGGACGCCCACGGTCACCGTCAGGAAGGTGTTCTCCCTCATCG GTATGATCGGGCCGGCCGTGTTCCTGGTGGCTGCGGGTTACACCGGCTGTGACTACGTCCTGGCGATCACCTTCCTCACCATCTCCTCCGCCCTGGGTGGAGTGTCGGCCTCTGGATTCAACATCAACCACCTGGACATCGCCCCCTC GTATGCTGGGATTCTGCTGGGAATCACAAACACCTTTGCCACCATCCCTGGCATGGTGGGACCAGTCATAGCAAGAGCCCTCACCACTAAT AACACCATAGAAGAATGGCAGACGGTCTTCTACATCGCTGCCTCCATCAACCTGGTCGGAGCCTTGTTCTACGCCGCGTTCGGCCGAGGGACGGTGCAGCCCTGGGCCGTCCACACGTCCCTGTCCCATCACGGGGACTGA
- the arhgef33 gene encoding rho guanine nucleotide exchange factor 33: MENGKTEEMLEGVSEDKHETVEEPNLEIAQLQGLVAELREGLHAALTELHDLHQRDHGLEEKLQAHQTDVDDKIMGLKNSLNTFKEELNVALFHIKDVSSRQREVQKKMEQLQTDNSSDVISVPHSRKSSKADVLPGEEHICVAGQSELSVFQHFFSSLPHGGSSQRSNTSPQTFEQEVQLQRGCPSWGERKTSRDDPDALTSPTEPSKRQRAALELLESERVYVSHLSLLLKANISFNGSEPIAPKDKRPFPSSLRFLIQQHLELLHTLQERVLKCQWQGIMGDVFMRLTSTESDFLDFYVSYLKELPDCLSVVSMLASSSMKTSALLESDIMGDESKPSLHTLLLQPVQRIPEYLLLLQGLLRQTEAEHPDYYLLLVCIQQFRTFTAQYHHLLQHNQELLLHNRQEVKRSTMKQLLMTVESGIKNNNIGSPYPCSSAAMLEHANQVKRSKQRLLEQIRSHRFQEWDRDPDSHCYDSEWPSQLPFFNPVLDSRNHKPTGLGSIPESESTERSMSCQHHLPSRAADFRQVQPGSALADALGEFLLPPDPPGMESLYEEDGRSLHDVSMFDQCSSASSDSSIDIAFVKCPKAPAASHHAMASNVSTSRDVFGNGGSHGNGFGKLPNRGCVSPDEAVMMRRHQHRPLQASQRKSKSLNGLQMDNTVSGLDGAPLSDHLQRVGLGSHAKLERQGSKGSKGCATPSRKGHSPMGSRADADKQSGDLHGLLSIDSGIQSWGDESKWRTEENNHSHFSERSRKQDKGGFRSSFKKLFKKKSSDEKKDKGGEKAAENQNSCDHETSGKNSKLVHLEINRGTAV, encoded by the exons atggaaaatggaaaaacagaagaaatgcTGGAGGGTGTGTCAGAAG ATAAACACGAGACCGTGGAGGAGCCGAACCTGGAGATCGCTCAG CTGCAGGGCCTGGTGGCTGAGCTGCGCGAGGGGCTCCACGCCGCTCTGACGGAGCTGCATGACCTGCACCAGAGGGACCACGgcctggaggagaagctgcaggcgCATCAGACCGACGTGGACGACAAGATCATGGGCCTGAAGAACTCACTCAACACCTTCAAG gaggagctgaatgTGGCTCTGTTCCACATTAAGGACGTGTCCAGCCGACAGAGGGAGGTTCAGAAGAAGATGGAACAGCTGCAGACGGACAACAGCAGTGACGTCATCTCGGTTCCACACAG CAGAAAGAGCTCCAAGGCAGATGTGCTCCCGGGGGAGGAACACATCTGTGTGGccggccaatcagagctcagcgttTTCCAACACTTCTTCTCCAGCCTGCCACATGGTGGGTCGTCCCAGAGGAGCAACACATCACcacaga cctttgagcaggaggtgcagctgcagagaggtTGTCCATCCTGGGGggagaggaagacgagcagaGACGACCCAGATGCCCTCACCAGTCCAACTGAACCCA GTAAGAGGCAGAGAGCtgctctggagctgctggagtcaGAGAGAGTCTACGTCTCCCacttgtctctgctgctgaaggccAACATCTCCTTCAACGGGTCGGAGCCCATCGCCCCCAAGGACAAGCG TCCGTTTCCCAGCTCCCTGAGGTTTCTCATCCAGCAGcatctggagctgctccacACTCTGCAGGAGCGAGTGCTGAAGTGCCAGTGGCAAGGCATCATGGGGGATGTGTTCATGAGGCTGACCAGCACAGAG agcGACTTCTTGGATTTCTACGTGTCCTACCTGAAGGAGCTTCCAGACTGTTTGTCCGTCGTCTCCATGCTCGCATCCAGCTCCATGAAGACCTCTGCCCTCCTGGAG AGCGACATAATGGGCGACGAATCCAAACCCTCCCTCCacactctgctcctccagccggTCCAGAGGATCCCAGAgtacctgctgctgctacag gggctGCTGAGGCAGACTGAAGCCGAGCACCCAGACTACTACCTGCTGCTGGTGTGCATCCAGCAGTTCCGGACCTTCACCGCTCAGTACCACCACCTGCTGCAGCACAACCAGGAGCTCCTGCTGCACAACCGCCAGGAGGTCAAGAG GTCGACTATGAAACAGCTGCTGATGACAGTAGAGAGTgggattaaaaacaacaacatcggCTCTCCGTACCCGTGCAGCAGCGCCGCCATGCT AGAACATGCGAACCAGGTGAAGCGCAGCAAGCAGCGGCTCCTGGAGCAGATCCGGTCCCACCGGTTCCAGGAGTGGGATCGAGACCCGGATTCTCACTGTTACGACTCGGAGTGGCCGTCCCAGCTCCCGTTCTTCAACCCGGTCCTGGACTCACGGAACCACAAGCCCACGG gTCTGGGCAGTATCCCGGAGAGCGAGTCGACTGAGCGCTCCATGTCGTGTCAGCATCATCTTCCCTCCAGAGCGGCCGACTTCCGTCAGGTTCAACCCGGCTCTGCTCTGGCCGATGCTCTGGGGGAGTTCCTCCTGCCTCCGGACCCCCCGGGGATGGAGAGCCTCTACGAAGAGGACGGCCGGTCCCTCCACGACGTCTCCATGTTCGACCAGTGCTCCTCGGCCTCCTCGGATTCCTCCATCGACATCGCCTTCGTGAAGTGCCCCAAGGCCCCGGCCGCCTCGCACCACGCCATGGCATCGAACGTGTCCACGTCCCGAGACGTCTTCGGCAACGGCGGAAGCCACGGCAATGGTTTTGGCAAACTGCCCAACCGAGGCTGCGTGTCTCCGGACGAGGCTGTGATGATGCGCCGCCATCAGCATCGCCCCCTTCAGGCCAGCCAGCGTAAGAGCAAG TCCCTGAACGGCCTGCAGATGGACAACACGGTGAGCGGCCTGGACGGGGCCCCTCTGTCCGACCACCTCCAGAGAGTCGGGCTGGGCAGCCACGCCAAGCTGGAGCGCCAGGGCAGCAAGGGCAGCAAAGGGTGTGCCACGCCGTCCCGTAAGGGCCACAGCCCCATGGGGAGCCGGGCGGACGCCGACAAGCAGAGCGGGGATCTTCACGGGCTGCTCAGCATT GACTCCGGGATCCAGTCGTGGGGCGACGAGTCAAAGTGGAGGACGGAGGAGAACAACCACTCCCACTTCAGTGAGAGGAGTCGGAAGCAGGACAAAGGAGGCTTCAGGAGCTCCTTCAAGAAACTCTTCAAGAAGAA GAGCAGTGATGAGAAGAAAGACAAAGGTGGAgagaaagcagcagaaaaccaGAACAGCTGTGACCACGAGACGTCAGGGAAGAATTCCAAACTGGTTCATCTGGAGATAAACCGTGGCACAGCCGTGTGA